The Oncorhynchus mykiss isolate Arlee chromosome 10, USDA_OmykA_1.1, whole genome shotgun sequence nucleotide sequence gatgagaacagcggaggctggtacccgaggctactctgaaaaggagatagcccggtcgcagacgaaggaagcgagttgtgggcgtattctgcccaggggagctgttctgaccaagacgcagggttgcgaaaagaaagactgcgtaagatgcgaccaatagtctgattggcccgttctgcttgaccgttagactgggggtgaaagccggaagagagactgacggaagccccaatcaaacggcaaaactccctccaaaattgagacgtgaattgcggacctctgtccgaaacgacgtctgacggaaggccatgaattctgaaaacattctcgatgatgatttgtgccgtctctttagcagaaggaagcttagcaaggggaataaaatgagccgccttagagaacctgtcgacaaccgtaagaataacagtcttccccgctgacgaaggcagtccggtgacaaaatctaaggcgatgtgagaccacggtcgagagggaatgggaagcggcctgagacggccggcaggaggagagttaccggacttagtctgcgcgcagaccgaacaagcagccacgaagcgacgcgtgtcatgctcccgggtgggccaccaaaagcgctggcgaatggaagcaagcgtaccccgaacgccagggtggccggctaacttggcagagtgagcccactgaagaacggccagacgagtaggaacgggaacgaaaagaaggttcctgggacaagcgcgcggcgacggagtttgagtgagtgcttgctttacctgcctctcaattccccagacagtcaacccgacaacacgcccctcagggagaatcccctcggggtcagtggaggctactgaagaactgaagagacgagataaagcatcaggcttggtgttcttagagcccggacgataagaaatcacgaactcgaaacgagcgaaaaacagcgcccagcgcgcctgacgcgcattaagtcgtttggcagaacggatgtactcaaggttcctatggtcagtccaaacgacaaaaggaacggtcgccccctccaaccactgtcgccattcgcctagggctaagcggatggcgagcagttcgcggtttcccacatcatagttacgttccgacggcgacaggcgatgagaaaaatacgcgcaaggatggaccttgtcgtcagagaaggagcgctgagaaagaatggctcccacgcccacctctgacgcgtcaacctcgacaatgaactgtctagagacgtcaggtgtaacaaggataggtgcggatgtaaaacgattcttgaggagatcaaaagctccctgggcggaaacggaccacttaaagcacgtcttgacagaagtaagggctgtgagaggggctgccacctgaccgaaattacggatgaaacgacgatagaagttcgcgaagccgagaaagcgctgcaactcgacgcgtgacttagggacgggccaatcaatgacagcttggaccttagcgggatccatcttaatgccttcagcggaaataacagaaccgagaaatgtgacggagtaggcatgaaaagagcacttctcagccttcacaaaaagacaattctctaaaaggcgctggaggacacgtcgaacgtgctgaacatgaatctggagtgacggtgaaaaaatcaggatatcgtcaaggtaaacgaaaacaaagatgttcagcatgtctctcaggacatcattgactaatgcctgaaagacagctggagcgttagcgaggccgaaaggaagaacccggtattcaaagtgccctaacggagtgttaaacgccgtcttccactcgtccccctccctgatgcgcacgagatggtaagcgttacgaaggtccaacttagtgaaaaacctggctccctgcaggatctcgaaggctgaagacataagaggaagcggataacgattcttcactgttatgtcattcagccctcgataatctatgcaggggcgcagggacccgtccttcttcttaacaaaaaaaaaccccgctccggcgggagaggaggaggggactatggtaccggcggcaagagctacagacaaataatcttcgagagccttacgttcgggagccgacagagagtatagtctaccccgggggggagtggttcccggaaggagatcaatactacaatcatacgaccggtgtggaggaagagaggtggccctggaccgactgaacaccgtgcgcagatcgtgatattcctccggcacccctgtcaaatcaccaggctcctcctgtgaagaagagacagaggaaacaggagggatagcagacattaaacatttcacatgacaagagacgttccaggagaggatagaattactagaccaattaatggaaggattatgacaaactagccagggatggcccaaaacaacaggtgtaaaaggtgaacgaaaaattaaaaaagaaatggtttcgctatgattaccagaaacagtgagggttaaaggtagcgtctcacgctgaatcctggggagaggactaccatccagggcgaacaaggccgtggactcccttaactgtctgagaggaatgtcatgttcccgagcccaggtctcgtccataaaacagccctccgccccagagtctattaaggcactgcaggaagctgacgaaccggtccagcgtagatggaccgacaaggtagtgcaggatcttgaaggagagacaggagtagtagcgctcaccagtagccctccgcttactgatgagctctggcttttactggacatgaagtgacaaaatgaccagcagaaccgcaatagagacagaggcggttggtgattctccgttccctctccttagtcgagatgcggatacctcccagctgcataggctcagcacccgagccggcagaggaagatggtagtgatgcggaggggggggcaacggagaacgcgagctcctttccacgagctcggtgacgaagatcaacccgtcgctcaatgcgaatagcgagttcaatcaaggaatccacgctggaaggaacctcccgggagagaatctcatcctttacctctgcgcggagaccctccagaaaacgagcgagcaaagccggctcgttccagccactggaggcagcaagagtgcgaaactcaatagagtagtctgttatggatcgattaccctgacatagggaagacagggccctggaagcctcctccccaaaaacagatcgatcaaaaacccgtatcatctcctccttaaagtcctgatactggttagtacactcagcccttgcctcccagattgccgtgccccactcacgagcccgtccagtaaggagagatatgacgtaggcgacacgagcagtgctcctggagtaagtgttgggctggagagaaaacacaatatcacactgggtgaggaacgagcggcattcagtgggctccccagagtaacacggcgggttattgattctgggctccggagattcgaaagccctggaagtggccggtggatcgaggcggagatggtgaacctgttctgtgaggttggagacttgggtggccagggtctcaacggcatgccgagcagcagacaattcctgcttgtgtctgcctagcatcgctccctggatctcgacggctgagtggagaggatccgaagtcgctgggtccattctgggtcggattcttctgttacggtgcgtgaatgaggacccaaaagcgaattaacgtaaacagagcttctttaataacaaaacaaaacgtaggctcagatggaccggcaggttccgacaggacaggacaaggttgcagcaaacatgacgatagtctggttcaggcatgaacaacacaaacaagaatccgacaaggacaggagcaggaacagagagagatatagagacctaatcagagggaaaaagggaacaattgggaaaaggggtgacgaggtagttaggaggagacaaggcacagctggggaaaagagggggagaaaaggtaacctaacaacgaccagcagagggagacagggtgaagggaaaggacagaaacaagacacaacatgacagtacatgacaagtgGACTGGTACTACTGGCTTTTGGGAAGTAATTCTAGATTAGGATTACGGTAAGGATGGAATAATAAGGATACTGACAGAGAGTGAAGGCTATGATGAATGCTGTCAATGTATCAATGTATCAGACTTGAATGGTAATGTgctggttatatatatatatatatatatatatacagtggggagaacaagtatttgaaacactgccgattttgcaggttttcctgcttacaaagcatgtagaggtctataatttttatcataggtacacttcacctgtgagagacggaatctataacaaaattccagaaaatcacattgtatgatttttaagtaattaattagcattttattgcatgacataattatttgatacatcagaaaagcataacttaatatttggtacagaaacctttgcttgcaattacagagatcatacgtttcctgtagttcttgaccagttttgcacacactgcaacagggattttggcccactcctccatacagaccttctccagatccttcggggctgtcgctgggcaatacggactttcagctccctcaaaAGATTTTCttttgggttcaggtctggagactggctaggccactccaggaccttgagatgcttcttacggagccactccttagttgccctggctgtgtgtttcgggtcgttgtcatgctggaagacccagccacgacccatcttcaatgctcttactgagggaaggaggttgctggccaagatctcgcgatacatggccccatccatcctcccctcaacacggtgcagtcgtcctgtcccctttgcagaaaagcatccccaaagaatgatgtttccacctccatgcttcacggttgggatggtgttcttggggttgtactcatccttctacttcctccaaacacagcgagtggagtttagaccaaaaagctctatttttgtctcatcagaccacatgaccatctcccattcctcctctggatcatccagatggtcattggcaaacttcagacaggcctggacatgcgctggcctaagcagggggaccttgcgtacgctgcaggatttgaatccatgacggcgtagtgtgttactaatggttttctttgagactgtggtcccagctctcttcaggtcattgaccaggtcctgccgtgtagttctgggctgatccctgaccttcctcatgatcattgatgccacacgaggtgagatcttgcatggagccccagaccgagggtgattaaccgtcatcttgaacttcttccatttcttataattgcgccaacagttgttgccttctcaccaagctgcttgcctattgtcctgtagcccatcccagccttgtgcaggtctacaattgtatctctgatgtccttacacagctctctggtcttggccattgtggagaggttggagtctgtttgattgagtgtgtggacaggtgtcttttatacaggtaacgagttcaaacaggtgcagttaatgcaggtaatgagtggagaacaggagggcttcttaaataaaaactaacaggtctgtgagagccggaattcaaatacttgttctccccactgtatatataaccaGCACATTACCATTCAAGTCTGatatatatatttgtggatgtgaCCAATAAGAGCTTGTGTGATAGTGAAGCGCTATCACTGTAAACGTATGACTGTAATGTGTGTTGGTTTGGAGATGCTCAGTGTTTTGTCTGTCCCTCTCCCAGGGTCATGGGCGGACCGGTCCCCTCTCCACGAGGCAGCTTGTCAGGGCCGTCTCCTGGCCCTCAGGACCCTACTCTCACAGGTGAGTCACACACAGAGGGGCGGGGCACTACAACGCAAagcgaaccctaaccttaactcttatcCTAAACCTAAACTCAACCCTAACTCTAgacataaccttaaccctcagTCTACACTATCTAGaaactaaaaagggttctttgcCTGTTCACATAGGAGAGCTCTTTGAaaagaaaccttttggttccaggtagaaccttttacacaaaggattctacatggaaccctaaagagttctacctctctctctacctctaccttctGTCCTATgcagacagccgaagaacccttttggaacccttttttctaaagaGTGTAACCCGTATCGGAAACCTAACCGTAACTTTAGCAAGCAGCTGCTTCTCAACAGACAGtgtgttgatagtatgaccatctgtagagcatttACACAAAATAAAGTGTAGGGAAAGTGAGACCTATATAACGAATGCAAACATTTCTTGTTGTCATCCCAGGGTTACAACGCAAACATCCCTACCATAGACCATGTGACGCCGTTGCATGAGGCTTGTCTGTCAGACCACGCGTCATGTGCCAAGGCGCTTATTGCAGCTGGTGCCAATGTAAGTCATGACCAAacggacgcacacacaaacacataacgCTCCACGTCAGAACGAGACGTCATTATGATGTGGCAGCAACTCCTCTTTTTACATTCCGATTGACTCGCCTTTGTTGTAACTTATAGATACTTGTGGTTTTCTGACAATGCTCCATCTATCTGATCAGGTAAATGCCACCACCATTGATGGGGTGACGCCGCTGTTCAATGCCTGCTCAGCGGGCAGTGCCACCTGTACAGAGGTACTGCTGGAAAACGGTGCCAAGCCCCAGTCAGAGATGTGCCAGCCCTCGCCCATACACGAAGCCTCCAGCAAAGGTACTTGTAGGAGGACTGCCATTGCAGGATATGTGTGTCATACTGTCACTTTACTGTGTGGTTTTGAAATACTCTGGCTGTAATTTTAGTATGTTTCCCCCCTCTATTCTAAGATGAGAGTACTGAATGCGTTTCTGAATGAGAGTATCCTGGTAACACAgggcgtattgtgtgtaggcaGAATTGCTTGTCTGGAGGCACTGATCACATGGGGAGCAGACGTGGACTATGATATTCCTCACCTAGGAACCCCCCTGTACATCGCCTGCATCTCCTCAGGACTCCAGTGCACACAGAAACTCCTCGATGGAGGTCAGTAACTAACCAGACACTTTGGTCCTAACTTCACATGATCTCTCCCATTGACGTCAAtgcatttttgtattttatttttatgattcatacgtttgtctttttttttcttctgtattCTGCATTTACTAAGGAAAGGTATGTCACAGGACATTGTTTTACCTGATGCAGTACTCACAAACATGGAGCATGTTCAGGAGGGAGAATTTTTTTGAAACTGAGTGAAACGGGAAGGAACAACACAAACGTGTCCAATCAGAGCACAAATGAATGTTTTCTGTTGCAAACCATTTTGCTACAGTGTGACCTACTGAACTTAACCAGTGGTGTCTGGTTTACTCCAAAGGGGCCAATGTGCAGAAGGGCAGGTTCCTGGAGAGCCCGCTCCATGCAGCAGCTCAGAAGGACTGTCCTGAGATCATCAATGTGTTGTTAGAGTTTGGAGCGAACATTAACGCTAAAAACCTAGAGCTGAAGAGACCGGTGGAGTCAGCCCCACCTAACAGCTCAGCAGAGGAGACGTTACTGCTGTATGAAGGTAAGATTATTCTCAGTTCACATGGGATTATTAGCCTGATTCCAGATCAGTTTGCACTGTATAGCTAACTCATATGTTTGTTTTCATGCCAAACTTGTGGTCTGATCAGAAACCGATACGATAAGTTTTCTGATACTAtttctgatctgggaccaggttaggaAATATCTCCATTCAGCTGGTGGGAAGAAGTCAGAATCCCTTGTAAAACATTGTTATTTGCTTTATACAAGTGGATGATATTGAGGCTGTCTTGGATTAATCAGATAATATCTtgatctcttgctctctccctctgtttctctctctctctctgcagcaacACCTCAGCCACTATATCAGCTGTGTCGTCTCAGTGTCAGAGATTATATGGGCCGATCTCGACTACACCTCATCCCTCAGCTACACCTCCCCAACCTTCTCAAACGCTTCCTCCAGTACAGATAGAACAGATcaacgccctctctctctctgtctgttgctctctcccttctctttctgtctttcgaAATGAGAGCATCGTCATAATAGAGGATATTCTTTATCCCATCCTCTcttttgttttctctctgtttctcgctcCATCCATTTCATCATCAAATGAATTCATTATTACTCAATGAAcctcatttaatttttttttttttaaaacagaacGTCAAATGCACAGAAACCCTCCCATTCACTGACATCTGTTTTCACTGTTTCTCTGAGGCACCTACGTACAAGGTCATGTAAATATGTATATTCTGTTACATTGACCAAAACATGAGTTTGAATGTTCAAAATAACTAAATATTaacactgtataatactgtgttaTCAGTTCAAATGACACCCCCATTGCAGTGAATGTTGTGATCCCAACTTGTCAGAAAGTTGCCTGTAAAGATGTGTACTGGTGTAAATCATGTTTTTCTGCACAAATACTATCGAAGTCAAGTTGATCACCTTGCATGTCACTTTGGTTTTGTGTCCAATATTCCTGTCCACGCCATACGTTTAACTGCCTAATATTCATTGACCCAAATAATGAAAGGGGCCATTGCATGTTTAATGTAATGTATAACATAATGTACTTTAATATACACAATTCATGTTCTGTCATCTTGTTTGAATGAGCTGCCTTTATGCTATCACTGATGCAAACAAGATACCATTATGTACCTTAATGTACGGTGTTATCTTGTTTGCATCATTGGTAGCATATATTTtgtattaatatattttatttgacccTTATTTGACCTGGTAAGTTGagtgagaacacattctcatttacagcaatgacctggggaatagttataggggagaggaggggggatgaatgagccaattgaaagctggggatgattaggtgaccgtgatggtatgagggacagattgggaatctagccaggacaccggggttaacacctctacccttatgataagtgccatgggatctttagtgaccacagaccACACCCATTTAACGTCTTCTCCAAACGACGGATATATGCAGCTCATTCATTACACACTGACATGTGTACATTAAAGATTCATTGACTCTGGAAAAagtaaaaaatattcaaaattgtACGTTGTACATTTATGATGTGAATAATATTGTATTTCAATTATTGTCTTATAACATTAGccaactaatatatatatattatatatgtatatattaacGTGACCTGTATATGTATAACTCGCTGAAAAATGAATAGTATTTTGCCAAAACTCATTTCACATACCTCTCACCTGTTTCACTCTAATAAATAAGAATTTTACTCCATGATGTGGTTGTCTTGGAGATTATACTTCTGCCATTTTTCAGCTGTGGTTTAGttcagttgttttttttgttggtagacttttttgttttttttctacaATACTAGATGGTGCTCTGGAGCAGGACCAATTTTCTCAATGGATTTAGAATATCCTTCACCTTTTCCATGAATCAAAACTATATCCTGCTTACAAATTTGACATGTTTACATTGGTATCGTCTTTATGTTACAAAACTAACATTTTGATATTTTCATGAACACATTTTATAAACTGCAATGGCAGTACAAACAAACTGTACATATGTCTTAagtaaaacataatcaataaataaatacatagataaataaataaaaacaaatgcatTTGAAGATAATTGAAGTATAGGTGAAAAACTAATATCGATAcattagtaaaaaaaaatgacAGCACTTGTATAAATTATGTGAATAAATGTTTGATTCATTAAGCAGAAGGAAGAAAACCTCTTTTCTTTACATTAACTGTGATCCCTACTtaccaatatactgtatgttgcgGTGATAAATAGTTTTCTACTTTAAGGCACAACCTTcaggtattacatttttttaaatgattaattAGCCTATTTATTCAAGTCTGTGTTTCAAAAGCAAAATGATTATCAAACATTGCCTTTTTATCACAGCTTTCGGTTTAACATATAAGCTAGCTAGTCTTAGCAGGTTGTCACCCTGTCCGCCAAATTGTGATCGTACTAATGACTTGCATACAGAAGCTTGTCATTGTTATGAAATCACTTCAAATTCTGCAGTCCGGTGATGGCTACAAATGATTATGACGAGGTAACGCTGATGAGACTCAGAGACATTCTAAAGCGTCGACCCCACCATAGAATATGAGTTTTAATTCTATGGATCCAGTATCCTAACAGCTATTACACTTGTAAGTCCCTAGCCGTGTACAGTACCAACTACCTACCCTTCTAGCTAGCTAGAACTAACTGTGATCCCTGAAATAGTACTGCGCAACTCAATAGGAATTACAGTCTTATGTACAATACAATAACCTATTCACAAGTTAAAATAAGTTAgggctagggtccttttttctcaatttccgccttactgacgtgcccaaagtaaactgcctgttgttcaggccctgaagccaggatatgcatataattggtaccattggacagaagacactttgaagtttgtcgaaatgtttaaattatgtaggagactataacacaatagatatggtaggagaagaGCGAAAGAAAAACCAACCGGAATTTTTCTTTTTTTGAGAGCGCATGGTTTTACAATGGAAAGTATAGGGAAATAATGAAATCTAGCTCccagtatgcaattcctatggcttccacagggtgtcagcactctatgttcaaggtttcaggcttgttttttccAAAACGAGTAAGAATCCTGAGTTTAAGTACAAGGACACACTATTGGAAATTAGTGTATGCGCGCGCAATGAAGACAAGACCGACCTGCTAATATAATTTTTCTATTGAACTCAGATATAGCTGAGGATGCAGACAAGTGTACAATATTAAATATTATGGTTTGATTACaatttagggtatctgaggagtcaaTAGAaacttattttgacttgttttaacaaagtttagtggtagatttttggattcctttctctgcatgttgaacgagtggattactcaaatcgatggtgccaactaaacagattttttgggatataaagaaggattttatctaacaaaacgacactacatgttatagctgggaccctttggatgacaaatcagaggaatattttcaaaagtaagtgaatatttaatcgctatttgcgAGTtaatgaaacctgtgccggtggaaaaatattttgaagttgggcgccgtcctcaaacaatcgcatggcatgctttcgctgtaatggctactgtaaatcagacagtgcagttagatcaacaagaatttaagctttcaaccgataagacacttgtatgtacctaaatgtttaatatccataagtattatgattatttatttgagttacgcaccctccagtttcaccggaagttgtcactagcgggacgcctagcccaaagaggttttaaattGACAACTTTACAGGTCCACATAATTTTTTGGGGTCCAGCAGAAGTCTTATACATTCACAGTCaaacacagtactgtacagacaCGATGCTGCTAAGCTGTTTTAATGCGAAAGCAATCAAGTCCTACATCaattatttgattgattgatgctaAGCTAAATAAAAGGCTAACAGGTACGTTTCTctgtatttgtttgtttgctttcgATCAACTACCACTGTAAGCCTACATCATCATACGCTTTGCTCTTGTACATGTATGTGTGCGGGCTAATTTCTGTAACAAACAGAAATGATGATGCAACATTGCGCAACGTTAAACCAACAGCAATACAACACAAATATGGTATTCATCAGTCAAATGATGCTGGTGCTATGACCATGAGCACAATAAGAATCACATAGCTCGTTGActtgtctgtctgtgtactgATGTGCACGTGACGGTGTGTCTAAAACAAGACAGCAGAACTACAATGGTCTCGCTCCTACATAGAAACACTACAACCATGCGAACCCTCTTTGTCAGTGTCTAAGTACGGCAACACGTTTTCTATGAGAAGCTGTAACACTGTTGACTGGATGACTTGTGGTGCACACATTGTAAAAAAGCACATAGTGGAGAGAACTCATTTTAAGCATCCTTCCAGCTCTCTTCTTTCGTTCTGGAACGTCCATCCCTTTTCCTTGTTTCTCTCAGGAAGAGCAGATGTCGGTCCTGACGTCGACCTTTTACGGTCGTGTGACCTTGGCCTCGGAGGCTGACCAATCAAATGCTATTAGTCCTGTAGCCCATCCTCGTTGGCTAGGCTGGCTCTTAGAAGGGGTTGAG carries:
- the asb5b gene encoding ankyrin repeat and SOCS box protein 5 isoform X2 is translated as MPEVPPAESSSEQQPENTQRKRTLENTDDYTAKKKPRCWGILTSQGSWADRSPLHEAACQGRLLALRTLLSQGYNANIPTIDHVTPLHEACLSDHASCAKALIAAGANVNATTIDGVTPLFNACSAGSATCTEVLLENGAKPQSEMCQPSPIHEASSKGRIACLEALITWGADVDYDIPHLGTPLYIACISSGLQCTQKLLDGGANVQKGRFLESPLHAAAQKDCPEIINVLLEFGANINAKNLELKRPVESAPPNSSAEETLLLYEATPQPLYQLCRLSVRDYMGRSRLHLIPQLHLPNLLKRFLQYR
- the asb5b gene encoding ankyrin repeat and SOCS box protein 5 isoform X1, encoding MTPNVDSQSFGTVHYSNVYLSIFALFCVKLFVKISLNILTHFYVVKGNRKEAARIAEEFYDFGQGHRSWADRSPLHEAACQGRLLALRTLLSQGYNANIPTIDHVTPLHEACLSDHASCAKALIAAGANVNATTIDGVTPLFNACSAGSATCTEVLLENGAKPQSEMCQPSPIHEASSKGRIACLEALITWGADVDYDIPHLGTPLYIACISSGLQCTQKLLDGGANVQKGRFLESPLHAAAQKDCPEIINVLLEFGANINAKNLELKRPVESAPPNSSAEETLLLYEATPQPLYQLCRLSVRDYMGRSRLHLIPQLHLPNLLKRFLQYR
- the asb5b gene encoding ankyrin repeat and SOCS box protein 5 isoform X3, whose product is MSYTYQWLDVPWGDGDMGSWADRSPLHEAACQGRLLALRTLLSQGYNANIPTIDHVTPLHEACLSDHASCAKALIAAGANVNATTIDGVTPLFNACSAGSATCTEVLLENGAKPQSEMCQPSPIHEASSKGRIACLEALITWGADVDYDIPHLGTPLYIACISSGLQCTQKLLDGGANVQKGRFLESPLHAAAQKDCPEIINVLLEFGANINAKNLELKRPVESAPPNSSAEETLLLYEATPQPLYQLCRLSVRDYMGRSRLHLIPQLHLPNLLKRFLQYR